TCAGAGAAATGTTTGCTGATGATATTGAGCACAGGCATCTGATGGTCATTGGTGCACGAGGTTCTGTGGGCCGGATTGCACTCATGGATCTGTCTCATCGTTTTGGCGTCGTGGATGTGGTTGGCAGTCAACATACGCCACTGGATGAGCAATACGTCAACCTCAGAAATGCACTGGTTGAGGTATTAAATGAAATTCCGGAAATTAGCCCAGGTTCCGCAGCGGGTAAATTCTGGCGATATGCAGATGTTCTGAATGTTAAACAACAGCTTATTCAGAGTGAGCCGCCCGAAGTCCCAGACATGATGCGTAAGGTGATTGAGCACGGGCATGCTCAGGGAGAGTCAACCTTTAACCTGTTTGTTGGTCTTGACACAGAAAACGTCAGCGAAAACCTCGACTGTGTTCTGTCAGCGACCAGTGAAGGGAAAGCGTTCATCTCTGCCGAAATCTTCCCTAAAAACTGCAAAATATTTGATGTGGCCCGGCCATTTGATGTGTTGGATGAGCATAAAGACAGAGAAGTCCATGAAGGCGGCCTCGTCTACTTACCTGACCGCCGGGCTATGCTAAGTGATTGTAATATCATAGGTTGCCGTCCAGGCGTGAATTTGGCGTGCCTGTCTGAGACCATTTTACTCGGTATGGATGGTGTTGAGCAAAATTACAGTCTGGGTAAAGAAATCTCATATAAGCAGGCAATCGATGTCAGCAAAATCGCTGAAAAACATGGTTTTCGCCACTTCATCAATCGAGACAAATCCATTACGAATGTCTGAAGTTAAGGTGCTTATCGATGAAACATTCAACGTGTGATTTTGGAGTGGTGATATGGATACTGTAAATAATTTTGAAACCAAAAATACCCGATTATTGGGAAGACTGGAGTACGGCTTTTTACTGTTGATCAGTGTTGCTGTGACACTTTACCACTGGCAGGAAGTACGGATCATCCCGTTTATTCTCCTGTTTGCTTACATTGACTTAATAGGTTACCTGCCTGGTGCCATCGCCTATCGCAAATATAAGGGGAAAGTGCCCGAAATCTATTACGTCTTGTATAACTTTGCGCACAACTTCTTCACGGCAGGTCTGGTTGCCTTAGCCTGGTGCTACTTTGTTAAACCAGAGTGGGCATTAATGGGTATTCTGATACATCTGTTTGGCGATCGCAGTCTGTTTGGTAATGGACTTAAATCCCGAATGCTGTCTTTTGAACCGGTGAAACATCCTATTTATAAAGAGTTCGAGCAACAGATTACAGACGCGAGAAAATTACCATCTCAGCCTATTGACCCAGTCAGACAGTTCATGATCACTGAAAAGTACGGTGATCATCCGTCATTGTTCCTGGCTTTAAACAAGAACATATCAACCTTTTGCATAGATGGCGTTGTTGGCTATATCCCCTATGAGGACGACGGCAGCTGCTTGTTTATTTTAGCTGGCATTGTTGCTGACAATGAAGATCAAGCGGCTTTACTGGACGGCTTCATTGATTTCGCGAAGACGCACAAACGGGAAGTTGCGGGGGCTCAAATTCGTCAGGAACAGGCCGCATTATTTGAGCAAAAAGGGTTTCAGGTTAACCAGATGGGTTGCTCCTACACGCTGGGCCTTGAGTCGTTTACTTTGGCTGGTAAGCACTTTATGAGCCTGAGAAATAAAATTAAAAGAGCGGCGAAAGCTGGCGTGACGGTCCACGAACTGGGCGCTGATATCTTTAAAGGCGAAAAGCAAAAAGAGATGTTGAGTGAGATTACTCGTTCATGGCTTCAGGAAAAAGGTAACAAAAAGCTGCTGTCATTTATGGTCGGCGATCTGGAAGCCAATGACCTGGACAAAGAACGTATTTTTGTCGCAGTTAAAGATGACAAGATCATCGGCTATATCAGTTATGTGCCTAGTTTTGGCCAGTATCAGGGGTGGATGCATGATTTGACTCGTCGCCTTAATGATGCGCCTCCGGGAACGATGGAGCTTATTAACGCTGAAGCGATTAATCGGTTTAAGTCTGAGGGCGAACGTTATCTTAATTTTGGCTTTACGCCATTCTTCGGTGTGAACGATGCACAAGATACCTTCCCTTCCAGAAGCCCGCTTCTGAAGCGCATTATTGGCTTTTTAGAGCGCCATGGACAGAAAATTTATCCGGCATTGGATCAGGTGAATTATAAGAACAAGTGGAAGCCCATCGAACAAACGCCTGAGTATTTTGTGGTACACGGGAAGTTTCGATTCAAGCATTTGATTCGACTGATGAGGTTGACCAATGCCTTATAAAACAAATCAAGATATCCGCAGCACTGGTAATCCTTGGGTCCCCTCTATTGATGCCTTTAAGGGCGGAAGTTTAAGTGGAGACATCCAATGTGACTATTTGATCATTGGCGCGGGCTTTACGGGTCTGTCCATAGCGTACAACCTGCTTAAGCAGTTTGGACAAGAGAAAAAGGTCGTGCTGATAGACTCCCATACGCTTGGTTCGGGCGCCAGTGGACGTAATTCGGGCATGCTTGGTCCTGGCATTGGTGCGCCTTTTCACCGATTAGAAAAAAAGTTTGGCCCAGAGAAAGCGCGCACCATGTTCCAGCATACGCTAGATGCTGTTGATAGCAGTATCGCTTTGATAAAAAGGGAAGCTTTTGACTGCGACCTGACCGTTGGCAGCCAGTTTAAAGTATCGACAAACTCATCGAATGATCAGCAGTTGAGGCTTGAATCCGATGCCTTGCATCGAAATGGGTTTGAGTTAAATACCTATGATGAACATTCGGTACAGGCGATCGTCAATGGGCCGCGCTACCGATATGCCCTTGAATACAGCAATACTGCGACGATCAATCCGGTGAAGTTGTTACGCGCTATGGCCGATAAAATTACCGCCCTGGGCGGTGAAATTATCCTTAATTCAGCTTGCACGGAGCTGGAAGAAGGGCATGCGTGGGTTGGTAAAAAGCGTATAAATTTCGAGCGCGCCGTTATATCAACGAACGGATTTTCTCATTCTCTGGGTATTCAAAAAGGGCGTGTGATCCCTGTTTCTACTTCATTGATGATGTCGTCGCCTTTGTCTGAACAACAACGCCAGCAACTAGCACTTAAAACTGAAAATGCGGTAATTGATAACAGGAAGATATTCAATTACTTCAGGCTGACAGCGGACAATCGGTTAATTTTTGGTGGTGGAGCACCGTTTTATTCCACCTCCGGCATTATCGCCGAACAACGCCGTGGAAGTGATGGGCCAGGCTCTGTCTATCAAGAACTGTCTGCCGGAGTAAATAAGTACTTACCAGGTCTGACTGGGCTCCATATTGAAAAAGTATGGACAGGTACGATTGGTGTCACGCTGGATAACTTCCCGGTGATCAGCTCATATCGCAAGAGTATCGACAGTGTGATTGGCTGGTGTGGCCATGGCCTGGCACTGTCACTCGCTTATGGTGCTGCATACGCACAGCAACAAAAAGAATCGTCATCTCAGGCTGGCCTTTATTGGCACAGAAAAAAAGCACCTTATTTGTCACCTATCCCATTATTACCAATTGCCAGTAATTCGTACATTCGTTACCTGAATATCATGGATAACCTGCGTGGTGGGTAAGTCATGGGCAATAAAAAATAGTAGGTAGCAAAATGAATAGCACAAGACAAAAAGTAAGCTTTATCCGATTTTATCGGCAGATCTGTGAGCACGTTAAACTGGTTAACGGAAGCAATGTTTTCTCCAGTCATTTAAACTCAATAGTGTTTGTGTTGAGCATTTCATTTTTTTATTTTGTCGATATGCTGCGTACTCCTGGCCGCTTGCATCATCGAAAAAGTGTGGCTCAGCTGTATTTGTCCTGCAGAGAAAGCCTCCCATTTTACAATAACTTTCCTTTGCTGGTGACCCAGTCACCAGAAAGTAAAAAGTTTACCCAAGAAGTATCAGAACTAATCAACAAGCTATTCCTGGCTATTGAGGAAGATACGGAGATCTCAGAAGAGTTCAGAAGGTGTAGGATCCCCGGTCGAATATGTGATCGGCTATATGTACCTAAAGAAAACGACTATTTTGCTCTGCTATACCAAGGCTCTGTTTTCCAGGTGCCATTAGCTTACGCTGAGGACCCAGGTCGTTTAGCAAAAACGCTTAATGATCTGCTCGCTGAAGGCAATGTCACGAAGAAAGAAGGAGTCGCTATCACACTATCTGAGTGTGCTTCTTACAAGCGGCGGGATTGGGCTATGTGGTCGAACAATATGGACAAGCACCCATCCTTAAAATGTACTTTAGACATGTTGAGAGATAGTCGTTTTGTCGTGTGCTTAGATAATACACCTGACAGAGAGATTGACTACCCAAGCAGATTTGACCATTTAGACAATCGGTTTTGTGATAAGTCTATTCAGCTGTGCGTTAACTTTTATCACCAAAGTATTATGCTTTTGTGTGAGCATGCCAGCGTAGATGGAATGAAAGCAAACCAGCTGTTTGAGAGAGTTTCTCAGTATTCCACAAATGAATTATCGGATGGCATGGATAAAAGGCTACCGGAACCCGTTCGTTACGATAATGATGCCAGTGACTTATTTCTTGGAAAAAAATCAGCCAATAAAATAAAGCACTATTTGACAGCGCTTATATCTACGACACAAAACGCGTCAGTATATATTAAAGATACTGATTTTAGCTGTGCTCATGATAATGGCATATCACCAGATATGCTGATACAG
The window above is part of the Pseudoalteromonas rubra genome. Proteins encoded here:
- a CDS encoding bifunctional lysylphosphatidylglycerol flippase/synthetase MprF, encoding MDTVNNFETKNTRLLGRLEYGFLLLISVAVTLYHWQEVRIIPFILLFAYIDLIGYLPGAIAYRKYKGKVPEIYYVLYNFAHNFFTAGLVALAWCYFVKPEWALMGILIHLFGDRSLFGNGLKSRMLSFEPVKHPIYKEFEQQITDARKLPSQPIDPVRQFMITEKYGDHPSLFLALNKNISTFCIDGVVGYIPYEDDGSCLFILAGIVADNEDQAALLDGFIDFAKTHKREVAGAQIRQEQAALFEQKGFQVNQMGCSYTLGLESFTLAGKHFMSLRNKIKRAAKAGVTVHELGADIFKGEKQKEMLSEITRSWLQEKGNKKLLSFMVGDLEANDLDKERIFVAVKDDKIIGYISYVPSFGQYQGWMHDLTRRLNDAPPGTMELINAEAINRFKSEGERYLNFGFTPFFGVNDAQDTFPSRSPLLKRIIGFLERHGQKIYPALDQVNYKNKWKPIEQTPEYFVVHGKFRFKHLIRLMRLTNAL
- a CDS encoding NAD(P)/FAD-dependent oxidoreductase; amino-acid sequence: MPYKTNQDIRSTGNPWVPSIDAFKGGSLSGDIQCDYLIIGAGFTGLSIAYNLLKQFGQEKKVVLIDSHTLGSGASGRNSGMLGPGIGAPFHRLEKKFGPEKARTMFQHTLDAVDSSIALIKREAFDCDLTVGSQFKVSTNSSNDQQLRLESDALHRNGFELNTYDEHSVQAIVNGPRYRYALEYSNTATINPVKLLRAMADKITALGGEIILNSACTELEEGHAWVGKKRINFERAVISTNGFSHSLGIQKGRVIPVSTSLMMSSPLSEQQRQQLALKTENAVIDNRKIFNYFRLTADNRLIFGGGAPFYSTSGIIAEQRRGSDGPGSVYQELSAGVNKYLPGLTGLHIEKVWTGTIGVTLDNFPVISSYRKSIDSVIGWCGHGLALSLAYGAAYAQQQKESSSQAGLYWHRKKAPYLSPIPLLPIASNSYIRYLNIMDNLRGG
- a CDS encoding choline/carnitine O-acyltransferase; translated protein: MNSTRQKVSFIRFYRQICEHVKLVNGSNVFSSHLNSIVFVLSISFFYFVDMLRTPGRLHHRKSVAQLYLSCRESLPFYNNFPLLVTQSPESKKFTQEVSELINKLFLAIEEDTEISEEFRRCRIPGRICDRLYVPKENDYFALLYQGSVFQVPLAYAEDPGRLAKTLNDLLAEGNVTKKEGVAITLSECASYKRRDWAMWSNNMDKHPSLKCTLDMLRDSRFVVCLDNTPDREIDYPSRFDHLDNRFCDKSIQLCVNFYHQSIMLLCEHASVDGMKANQLFERVSQYSTNELSDGMDKRLPEPVRYDNDASDLFLGKKSANKIKHYLTALISTTQNASVYIKDTDFSCAHDNGISPDMLIQLCVYETFRESAGHPPTVFEPISLSHMTSRNLDFINPVSGAFRHYSSASSEDKKFALLQRGSEMHRANIKRSKQGLGLIGHLLGMTYYSTFGNNFNTHLKEFLRKIVFTFLPAMKFIYHRDMMVSNGTAKSPVKGFGTICHLPNMIGVGYRVEHDGIYLEVLYCQQKLLPISATQFIQITEEQIREILKLIRTKGSDSK